A region of the Egicoccus sp. AB-alg2 genome:
TGCGCGTCGAACGTCGCGAGCTCGTCGGGATCGTCGGCCCGTCCGGCGCGGGCAAGACCACCCTGCTGCGCCTGCTCACGGGCGACGTCCGGCACTACCAGGGCACCGTCCGCATGTTCGGCGAGCCGGTGGGGCGACGGCCGCCGCGACGGGTCGGTGTCGTGCCGCAACTCGGCGGCATCGACTGGGACTTCCCGGTGACCGTGCGGCAGGCCGTGCTGCTCGGGCTCGTGCCGCGTACCCGGCGACGGCCGTGGTTCGACCGTGGCGAGCGGCGCCGGGCGGACGCACTGCTCGAACGGCTCGGGATCGGGGAGCTGGGCAGTCGGCACATCGCCGACCTCTCCGGCGGGCAGCAGCAGCGGGTGCTGCTCGCCCGCGCCCTCGTGCGTGACGCGGAACTGCTGCTGCTCGACGAGCCCACCAGCGGGGTGGACCTCGCGACCCGCCACGACGTACTGCACCTGCTCGGCGACCTCAACGCCGAGGGCATCGCCGTCGTGCTCACCACCCACGACCTGAACTGGGTCGCGACGCACCTGCCGCGCATCGTCTGCTTCAACCGCGGCATCGTCGCCGACGGGCCCCCGGCCGACGTCCTCGATGCCGAGACCCTCCTGCTGACCTACGGAGCCCCGATGCGGGTCGTCCACGACGGCGGCACCGTCGCGGTCGTGGACGAGGAGCCGCTGCTCGGCGCCGGCGACGCGCTGCTGCGCCGTCCTCGGGTCTGACCATGGACGTGCTCACCGAGCCGTTCGCCTACGCCTTCTTCACGCGTGCCGCCGTCGCCGGCGTGCTGGTCGGGGCCCTGTGCGGCGCGCTGAGCATCTTCGT
Encoded here:
- a CDS encoding metal ABC transporter ATP-binding protein, with translation MTAAATAPAIELTGVVAGYGGLTVLERLDLRVERRELVGIVGPSGAGKTTLLRLLTGDVRHYQGTVRMFGEPVGRRPPRRVGVVPQLGGIDWDFPVTVRQAVLLGLVPRTRRRPWFDRGERRRADALLERLGIGELGSRHIADLSGGQQQRVLLARALVRDAELLLLDEPTSGVDLATRHDVLHLLGDLNAEGIAVVLTTHDLNWVATHLPRIVCFNRGIVADGPPADVLDAETLLLTYGAPMRVVHDGGTVAVVDEEPLLGAGDALLRRPRV